TATTAAAACCAAGGCTCCCCATACATGTATATTTCTTCTActtgtaaaaagaaaataatttcattttgatctaaagttttaaaatcaATCCAAAATGTCCACTAAAATTACTTATGTAGATCCATTTTACAATCTCTCTTACAatcaaattatttctaaaaaatccAACTCTTTATATTCAAGAAgatcatatattcattttaacAAGATCAATAAACCTCTCAATTTCCTCATTTCCAATGCAAAAATTGGaatattcatgtaatttttaattttcttcactcttttttttttcctcaaaaatttattaacatatcatgtatacatatttttttttcttcttatagtGTTAGGTGCAATTCAGCCAATAGTATTGGATCTGATGCTTCACctcctggaaactcttcatCTTTAGGATggtaataatttcttattttattttcttgtacaaaaagaaaagaaaagaagaattaaAGTAAATAGCCGGTGAATATCTATTGTATATAttgattaagaaaaataaacagTGAATCTGATCGActatttgtatataaatattaattggtTTTGTGAGGTATCATTTTTTAAAGTGGATGTTATATGCAGGAAAAAATGGTTGTTGGGATTTCTTCTTCCTATGTTACTACCTGCATTCAAGAACAAAGTCAGCCCTTTACAACTACTCAAaagtaagtaaaaaatatttcttctttcaagtatgatatattcaaatatCATAATGTTGATAAGCTGAATTAAGTTA
This DNA window, taken from Solanum lycopersicum chromosome 5, SLM_r2.1, encodes the following:
- the LOC101258372 gene encoding uncharacterized protein, translated to MSTKITYVDPFYNLSYNQIISKKSNSLYSRRSYIHFNKINKPLNFLISNAKIGIFIVRCNSANSIGSDASPPGNSSSLGWKKWLLGFLLPMLLPAFKNKVSPLQLLKSNVDKAIETVETMSEIVEEVAEEVEKIAEEVEKKLPGDSKLKESLDSIENLAQGAVKYANQAQDLIHKIDDAEKEISEETQMQSNTMKGSDKS